Below is a genomic region from Hylemonella gracilis.
CAAGGCCGGCTGGACCAAAGACGGGCTGATCGCCGTGAACTCCTCCCGCGCCATCCTCTATGCCTCCAGCGGCGCGGACTACGCCCAGGCCGCTCGACGCGAAGCGACCAAGACCCGCGATCTGCTGCAGGCCGCGCGCGGCTGAGCCTCGCTGGCCGCTGGGTCCCACGATGACTGGACTTCCGTGCGGTATCGGCCATGCAACTCAAATGGCTTGAAGATTTCGTCACGCTCGCGCAGGCGCGAAGCTACACCCGCGCGGCCGAGTTGCGCCACGTGACCCATCCCGCCTTCGGCCGGCGCATCCGCGCGCTGGAGGTCTGGGCTGGTGCACCCCTGGTGGAGCGCGGCGCGGGACCGTTCAAGCTGACGACCGCGGGTGAGCGCTTCCTGGACACCGCGCAGCAGATGCTGTTGGGGCTGGACGCGTCGCGCGAGGAATTGCGCAGCGTGGTCGGCCGGCAAGCCCGCACGGTGACGCTGGCGACCGGCCGTACCCTGGCGCGTACCCTCGTGGCCGACTGGCTGGTGCGCCTGCGCCCGGTGCTGCGCGATGCGGAGGTTCGGGTCCTCACGCGCTCGCTGGCCGACACGGTGTTGTTGCTGGAGCAGCACGCGGCTGATTTTTCGCTGCTCTACCACCACCCGGCCCTGGCCTTGCGCCTGGACGCCCGCCAGTTCACCCACCTGACGCTGGCCTCCGACAAGTTGGTGCCGGTGTCGCGGGTCGACGCGCAAGGCGGCGCGCTGCACGGCTTCGGTCCGCGCCCCGTGCCTTACCTGGCCTACGCGCATGGCTTGGCGCTGGGGCGCCTGGTGGAAGACCACCTGTCTCAGCACCCGCAGGCGCCAGTCTTGCAGCGGCACGTGGAGTGCGATTCGGCCGATGCGCTTTATGAATACGTACTCAAGGGCTTGGGCGTGGCTTGGCTGCCCTGGTCCATGGTGCACGCGGATTGCAAGAGCGGGCAGTTGACCATGGCGGGGGACCGGCGCATGGAGGTGCGTTTTGATGTGCGCCTGTACCGTCCCAAGCGGCGGCTCGGGCCCCTGGCCGAGCAGGTCTGGGCGGCTTTCGCAAAACGCTGACAGACCTTTTGCAGGCATCGATAAAGCACGATCTGGTGCCGTTACGGCACCAACAAGGCGGGGCTGGCTTTGCAGAATTCGCGCAATCCCATCACAGGAACCGCCGCCATGACGACCCTCCGCCGCCTCTCCCTCCTTTCCCTGGTGCCCCTGGGCGCCACCTTGTGTGGCCTCGCGCTGCTGGGGAGCCGAACCGCCCAAGCCCAGGAGGCTTATCCCAGTAAACCGATCACCATCGTGGTGGGCTACCCCCCTGGCGGCAGCACCGACCTGACCGCGCGCACCGTGGCCACCGAACTGAGCAGCAAGCTTGGCGTGCCGGTGGTGATTGAAAACCTGGGCGGTGCCGGGGGCGCCATCGGCGCGCAGAAGGTGGCGAATGCCGCGCCTGACGGTTACACCCTGTTGGTGGGCGCCAGCAATGAGTTGGCGATCAACAAGCTCGTGACCAAGTCGGTCCGCTACGACGTCAAGGATTTCACGGCCATCGGCCTGATCGCCTCGCAGCCGCTGGTGCTTGTGGCGTCCACCGGCGCCGGTGTGAAGAATGTGACCGAGTTCACCCGCAAAGTGAGCGAGAACCCCGGCAAGTTCAGCTACGGCAGTTCCGGCGTGGGCACCTCGCTGCACCTGGCCGGTGAGATGG
It encodes:
- a CDS encoding LysR substrate-binding domain-containing protein; amino-acid sequence: MQLKWLEDFVTLAQARSYTRAAELRHVTHPAFGRRIRALEVWAGAPLVERGAGPFKLTTAGERFLDTAQQMLLGLDASREELRSVVGRQARTVTLATGRTLARTLVADWLVRLRPVLRDAEVRVLTRSLADTVLLLEQHAADFSLLYHHPALALRLDARQFTHLTLASDKLVPVSRVDAQGGALHGFGPRPVPYLAYAHGLALGRLVEDHLSQHPQAPVLQRHVECDSADALYEYVLKGLGVAWLPWSMVHADCKSGQLTMAGDRRMEVRFDVRLYRPKRRLGPLAEQVWAAFAKR
- a CDS encoding Bug family tripartite tricarboxylate transporter substrate binding protein, whose protein sequence is MTTLRRLSLLSLVPLGATLCGLALLGSRTAQAQEAYPSKPITIVVGYPPGGSTDLTARTVATELSSKLGVPVVIENLGGAGGAIGAQKVANAAPDGYTLLVGASNELAINKLVTKSVRYDVKDFTAIGLIASQPLVLVASTGAGVKNVTEFTRKVSENPGKFSYGSSGVGTSLHLAGEMVKEQGNLSMTHIPYRGVAPLTTDLMGNNLEFGVFVLSSGLPHIRSGKVIALGTTEARRSAAAPDIPALAESPQYKNVDIGVWFALMAPAHLPKPVYNKLKKALNDCLQSPEFREKMVATGSTVATTNVNIDAYWAAEIAKYKRIVEFAKIEE